The Oharaeibacter diazotrophicus genomic interval GCGCCGGCTCCGACTGGCACCGCGCGCTGATGCGGCGCATCTGTGCCGAGCAACTGCTGATGGGCTCTGCCACCACCGAGGCCGGCATCGGCGGCAACATGCGCAACTCGATCTGCGCGATCGAGGTCGAGGGCGACCGCTTCCGCCTCGAGAAGAACGCCACGGTGATCTCCTACGCCCTCGAGTGCGACGGCATCATGGTCACCTCGCGCGCCCACCGCGACGCGCCGTCCGGCGACCAGGTCATGACCGTGGTCATGAAGGACCAGTACACGCTCGAGAAGACCCACACCTGGGACACCCTCGGCATGCGCGGCACCCGCTCCGACGGCTTCGTGTTCCGCTCCGAGGGCGCCGCCGAGCAGATCCTGCCGGTGCCCTTCGCCGAGATCGCGGCGCAGTCGATGCTCGCCCACGCCCACATCCTGTGGGGCGCGCTGTGGTACGGCATCGCCGCCGACGCGGTGAACCGCGCCCACGCCTTCGTGCGCGGCGAGGCGCGCCGCAACCCGGGCGTCACCCCGCCGGGCGCGGTCCATCTCGCCGAGGCGATGGCCGAGCTGCAGATGGTCAAGTCCGCCCTGCTCGTCGCCATCGACCGCTACGAGGAGGCCAAGGCCAATCCGGAGATCCTCGGCGCGATCAACTACGCCGTCGACATCAACCTCCTGAAGGTGGCGATCTCCACCAAGATCCTCGAGGTCGTCGACAAGGCGCTGCTGATCACCGGCATCAACGGCTACAAGAACGGCACCCCGTTCAGCCTCGGCCGTCACCTGCGCGACGCCCATTCCGCCCGGCTCATGATCTCCAACGATCGTGTGCTCATGAACACCGCCAGCCTCATCACCGTGATGAAGCAGGACGCCAGCCTCCTGGGGTGACCACATGGACGTGCAAGCCGGACTTCTCGACAAGCTGTTCGCCGCCGGTCACCTCGTGGAGACCGGCGTCCAGGGCCTCTACGGCCGCTCGGGCGTCTTCGAGGACGTGATCGCCCGCTTCGACGCCCTGATCACCCGCCTCGGCGGCTTCCAGGACGCCGAGGTGCTCCGCTTCCCGCCGGCGATGCCGCGCGCCTGGTTCGAGCGCTCGGGCTACCTCAAGAGCTTCCCGAACCTCGCCGGCACGGTCCACGCCTTCTGCGGCAACGACCACGACCACGCCGCCCTGCTCGAATGCCTTTCCGCCGGCGAGGACTGGACCGGCCAGCAGCAGGCGACCGACATCGTGCTGACGCCGGCGGCCTGCTACCCGCTCTATCCGGTGATCGCCCGCCGCGGGCCGCTGCCGGCCGAAGGTGTGCTGTTCGACCTGCAGTCCTACTGCTTCCGCCGCGAGCCCTCGATGGAGCCGACGCGCCAGCAGTTGTTCCGCATGCGCGAATACGTCCGCGCCGGCACCCCCGAGCAGGTCCAGGACTTCCGCGAACAGTGGATGGACCTCGGCCAGAAGCTGATCGGCACCATCGGCCTGCCCTTCACCGTCGACGTCGCCAACGACCCCTTCTTCGGCCGCGCCGGCCGGATGATGAAGGCGACGCAGCGCGAGCAGGCGCTGAAGTTCGAGCTCCTGGTGCCGGTGAACTCCGAGGCGAGCCCGACCGCCTGCCTGTCGTTCAACTACCACCAGGACCACTTCGGCAAGACCTGGGGCATCGAGACCGCCACCGGCGACGTCGCGCACACCGCCTGCGTCGGCTTCGGCCTCGAGCGCGTGGCGCTGGCCCTCTTCCGCCACCACGGCCTCGACGTCACGGTCTGGCCGGACCCGGTGCGCGAGGCGCTGTGGGGCGCGGCATGAGCGCGCTCCCCGCCGCCCGCGAAGACACGGCCGCCCCCGCGGCCGTGTTCCCCGCCCTCTCGCCCGACCGCCACCGTCCGCACTCGCTGCACGCGGCCGAACGGTCGTGGCCCGAGACCAACTGCTCGGTCGACCTCTTCGTCGAGGTGATCGCGGCGCTCGGCCTGCCACCGGAGGCCCTGATGGGCTTCACGGTGACGCAGGACTTCGAGGGCGACCAGTTCGGCTTCTTCAAGATCCCGACCGAGGACCTCGAGGCGCTCGCCGGCATCCGCCTCGCCGAGCTCGCGATCTTCGACGAGCCGGAGCGTCACGTCGCCGAGCAGGTCGCGCGCGGCCGGCTGCCGCTGGTCGAGCTCGACAGCTTCTTCATGCCCGACACCCGCGGCGTCTCCTACCGCAGCGAGCACGGCAAGACGACGGTCGGCGTCAACCGCATCGACCTTTCCGCCCGCCGCATGGAGTATTTCCACAACGGCGGCTACTTCGCCCTCGACGGCGCCGACTTCGAGGGCGTCTGGCGCACCGCGGAGCGCTCGGCCGAACAGCCGTTCCTGCCCTATTCGGAATTCCTGAAGTTCGGCCCCGCACCGGACCTCGCCACTCTGCCGGCCCGCGCCGCCGAGACGCTGTCGCGCCATCTCGCCCGCCGTCCGGCCGACAACCCGGTGCGCGCCTTCCAGGCGCGCTTCGCGGGGCAGGCGGCCGCGCTCTACGACCGGCCGGCGTTCTTCCACAAGTACGCCTTCAACACGCTGCGCCAGCTCGGCGCCAACTTCGAGCTGCTCGCCTCGATGCTGGAGTGGCTGGACGCCGCCGGTTACGGCGAGACCGACGGCGCCGAGACCGACGCCCGCGCGATCGCCGAGACCGCCAAGGTGGTGCAGTTCCAGCTCGCCCGCGCCGTCGCCCGCCGCAAGGCCGACGCCCTGCCCGGCCAGATGGAACCCGCCGCCGAGGCCTGGGACCGCCTGATGGCCAAGCTCGACCGCCGCTTCGGCTGACCACCGGTTCCCGCGACGGCCCGATCCGTCGGGCCGCCGCGTCGGACCGCGGTGGCGCGCCGCCGCGCCCTCGCCCTCCCCGCCCCCGAGACGACCCGCGGTCGCCGCGGACGAGGACAGCCTTGACCGACCGCGCCGTCCCCCTCGCCTGGACCCTCGCCGTCACCGACGCCGGCGCCCACGCCGTGCCGTCGGCGCTTCGCACTGCGCCCGGGCTCCGTTTCGTCGACGCCCCCGTACCCGGCACCGCCGCCACCGCCCTCCGCGCCGCCGGCCTCTGGGACGGCCGCGCGCCGCTCGCGCTCCACGGCCGCGACGTCTGGTACGTCGCCGACCTCCCCGAGACCGGCTCGTTCCGGCTCGACCTTTCCGGCCTCGCCGGCATCGCCGAGGTCTTCGTCGGCGACGACGTCGTCGCCCGCTCCGCCGACCAGTTCCGCCGTGCGTCGGTCGCCGTCGAGGCGGCTGCCGGCACGATCCTCGCGCTCTGCTTCCGCGCCCTTGCCCCGGCGCTCGCCGCCCGCGGCCCGCGCGCCCGCTGGCGCGCGCCGATGATCCCGAACCAGGGCCTGCGCCTCGTGCGCACCACCCTGTTCGGCCACATGCCCGGCTGGACGCCCGCGGTCGACGCCGTCGGCCCGAGCCGCGCCGCCGCGCTGGTCGCACCCGATCCCGACGCCCCGCGCGCGATCTCGATCCGCACCGCCCTCGACGGCGACACCGGCCGGCTCGACGTCTCGCTGACCCTGCCCGGCACCGACGCACCGCGGCTCGTCTGCGCCGGCGCCGCCGTCACCGCCACCCGCGACGGCGAGCGCGTCCAGGCCAGCCTCGCGATCCCCGGCGTCGCGCGCTGGTGGCCGGCGAGCCACGGCGAGCCGGTGCTCCACGCGGTCGCGCTCGAGACCGCCGCCGGCCGGGTCGACCTCGGCCGCGTCGGCTTCCGCACGATCGAGCGCGACCCCAACGCCCGCGGCTTCGGCCTCCGCGTCAACGGCGTGCCGGTGTTCTGCCGCGGCGCGTGCTGGACCTCGGCCGACGTCGCCGGCCTCGCCGCGACTCGGGAAACGTATGCGCCGCTGCTCCGCCTCGCCGCCGAGGCAGGCATGAACATGGTCCGCGTCGGCGGCACCATGATCCCCGAATCACGCGCCTTCTTCGACCTCTGCGACGAACTCGGCCTGATGGTCTGGCAGGAGTTCCCCTTCGCCAACTTCGACTATCCCGTCGCCGACGCCGCCTTCGCCGAGGCCGTTCGCGCGGAGGCGGCCGACATCTTGGACGAGATCGGCCCCGCCCCCTCGCTCGCCGTGCTCTGCGGCGGCAGCGAGGTGCTGCAGCAGGCGGCCATGATGGGCCTGCCGCCCGAACGCTGGCCCGGACCGCTCCACGACGAGATCCTGCCGGCCGTCGCCGCCGAGCGCCGCCCGGACGTGCCCTACGTGCCGAATTCGCCCTCGGGCGGCCCGCTGCCCTTCGTGCCGAACGCCGGCGTCGCGCACTACTACGGCGTCGGCGCCTACATGCGCCCGCTCGAGGATGCCCGCCGCGCCGAGGTGACCTTCGCCGCCGAGTGCCTCGCCTTCTCCAACGTGCCGGACGCGACGACGCTCGCGCACGACCTGCCGGTGCCGGCGGTTCACGATCCGCGCTGGAAGGCCGGCGTGCCGCGCGACCTCTCGGCGTCCTGGGACTTCGAGGACGTCCGCGAGCATTATCTGGCGCTGCTGTTCGGTGTCGATCCGGCGCGGCTCCGCCGCGAGGACCCCGCCCTCCACCTCGACCTCTCGCGCGCCGTCACCGGCCTCGTCATGGAGGCGACCTTCGCCGAGTGGCGCCGCGGCCGCTCGCCGACCCGCGGCGCCCTGGTCTGGACCCTCGCCGACCTCGCGCCCGGCGCCGGCTGGGGCGTGATCGATTGGTCGGGACGGCCGAAGCCGGCTTGGTACGCGCTGAAACGGGCTTTCCGTCCGCTGCAGGTCG includes:
- a CDS encoding glycoside hydrolase family 2 protein; its protein translation is MTDRAVPLAWTLAVTDAGAHAVPSALRTAPGLRFVDAPVPGTAATALRAAGLWDGRAPLALHGRDVWYVADLPETGSFRLDLSGLAGIAEVFVGDDVVARSADQFRRASVAVEAAAGTILALCFRALAPALAARGPRARWRAPMIPNQGLRLVRTTLFGHMPGWTPAVDAVGPSRAAALVAPDPDAPRAISIRTALDGDTGRLDVSLTLPGTDAPRLVCAGAAVTATRDGERVQASLAIPGVARWWPASHGEPVLHAVALETAAGRVDLGRVGFRTIERDPNARGFGLRVNGVPVFCRGACWTSADVAGLAATRETYAPLLRLAAEAGMNMVRVGGTMIPESRAFFDLCDELGLMVWQEFPFANFDYPVADAAFAEAVRAEAADILDEIGPAPSLAVLCGGSEVLQQAAMMGLPPERWPGPLHDEILPAVAAERRPDVPYVPNSPSGGPLPFVPNAGVAHYYGVGAYMRPLEDARRAEVTFAAECLAFSNVPDATTLAHDLPVPAVHDPRWKAGVPRDLSASWDFEDVREHYLALLFGVDPARLRREDPALHLDLSRAVTGLVMEATFAEWRRGRSPTRGALVWTLADLAPGAGWGVIDWSGRPKPAWYALKRAFRPLQVALTDEGTNGLAIHLVNDRPEPVAATLTLACLKDGRTAVVTRERAVILAPHSATEISAFELIGAFFDVSYAYRFGPPGHDVTVARLVGADGAVLAEAFHHPLGLGHAFPRPTLSARVETDAAGARLVVATDAYAPIVHVDAGALRPDDDWFALAPGTEKVIRLVGDGPVAGEVVTPGGRSRIGFR
- a CDS encoding amino acid--[acyl-carrier-protein] ligase, with the translated sequence MDVQAGLLDKLFAAGHLVETGVQGLYGRSGVFEDVIARFDALITRLGGFQDAEVLRFPPAMPRAWFERSGYLKSFPNLAGTVHAFCGNDHDHAALLECLSAGEDWTGQQQATDIVLTPAACYPLYPVIARRGPLPAEGVLFDLQSYCFRREPSMEPTRQQLFRMREYVRAGTPEQVQDFREQWMDLGQKLIGTIGLPFTVDVANDPFFGRAGRMMKATQREQALKFELLVPVNSEASPTACLSFNYHQDHFGKTWGIETATGDVAHTACVGFGLERVALALFRHHGLDVTVWPDPVREALWGAA
- a CDS encoding DUF1839 family protein; its protein translation is MSALPAAREDTAAPAAVFPALSPDRHRPHSLHAAERSWPETNCSVDLFVEVIAALGLPPEALMGFTVTQDFEGDQFGFFKIPTEDLEALAGIRLAELAIFDEPERHVAEQVARGRLPLVELDSFFMPDTRGVSYRSEHGKTTVGVNRIDLSARRMEYFHNGGYFALDGADFEGVWRTAERSAEQPFLPYSEFLKFGPAPDLATLPARAAETLSRHLARRPADNPVRAFQARFAGQAAALYDRPAFFHKYAFNTLRQLGANFELLASMLEWLDAAGYGETDGAETDARAIAETAKVVQFQLARAVARRKADALPGQMEPAAEAWDRLMAKLDRRFG
- a CDS encoding acyl-CoA dehydrogenase family protein, with translation MNAVGYFTKNRLAERAKRVAAVAATFADAVDAENRFPKEAVEAMKLERLMGVMVPVELGGEGASTAEIADACSILGQSCGASAMIFAMHQIKMSSLVEHGAGSDWHRALMRRICAEQLLMGSATTEAGIGGNMRNSICAIEVEGDRFRLEKNATVISYALECDGIMVTSRAHRDAPSGDQVMTVVMKDQYTLEKTHTWDTLGMRGTRSDGFVFRSEGAAEQILPVPFAEIAAQSMLAHAHILWGALWYGIAADAVNRAHAFVRGEARRNPGVTPPGAVHLAEAMAELQMVKSALLVAIDRYEEAKANPEILGAINYAVDINLLKVAISTKILEVVDKALLITGINGYKNGTPFSLGRHLRDAHSARLMISNDRVLMNTASLITVMKQDASLLG